A genomic segment from Borreliella burgdorferi B31 encodes:
- a CDS encoding virulence associated lipoprotein, with product MKYHIIVSIFIFLFLNACNPDSNTNQNNSKKGLLKIEKIPNKQIKNKLLDDLKNLIETANEDRKKYEKKLEEEPSNQYGISIFKEIYWVASYETVADNTDRSKNYRKFTYATLNPINTNKLANLSKILIQSKQKTLLFGTFCNLGRTFDTAINHLYPKKDALDKLEISNLEKLKNSFEKLLSMKSIVSDMLNQLLLDYQDDKDSIKTDIAKLESHLTELYKQIEKKSSQATKLKNNILSISNL from the coding sequence ATGAAATACCATATAATCGTAAGTATATTTATTTTTCTATTTTTAAATGCTTGCAATCCAGATTCTAATACCAATCAAAATAATTCTAAAAAAGGATTATTAAAAATAGAAAAAATCCCTAATAAACAAATAAAAAATAAGCTACTTGATGATTTAAAAAATTTAATAGAAACAGCTAACGAGGATAGAAAAAAATATGAAAAAAAATTAGAAGAAGAACCTTCAAACCAATATGGAATATCAATTTTCAAAGAAATTTATTGGGTAGCATCATATGAAACGGTAGCAGATAATACCGATAGATCTAAAAACTATAGAAAATTCACTTATGCTACTTTAAATCCTATTAATACCAATAAGTTAGCGAATCTTTCAAAGATTTTAATTCAATCAAAACAAAAAACCCTCCTATTTGGCACTTTTTGCAACCTTGGAAGAACTTTTGATACAGCGATTAATCACTTATATCCTAAAAAGGATGCTTTAGATAAACTAGAAATTTCAAATTTAGAGAAGCTTAAAAATTCGTTTGAAAAATTATTATCCATGAAATCAATCGTATCAGACATGTTAAACCAACTTTTATTAGATTATCAAGATGATAAGGATTCTATAAAAACAGATATTGCTAAGCTTGAATCTCATTTAACGGAACTTTACAAGCAAATTGAAAAAAAAAGTTCTCAAGCAACAAAGTTGAAAAATAACATATTGTCAATAAGCAACCTTTAA